Proteins encoded within one genomic window of Rossellomorea vietnamensis:
- a CDS encoding DUF5667 domain-containing protein, translating into MKKQSKIVKSSLAVLVASSISLPGSLAFANSNDDNFDSVKLEQEKTVSADVAVNDDAMLESSKNEIEKLEQASEAPSLLPGDFFYFAKLAIEKIHLAFTMDDAKEAKLLAGYAAERLAEVEELFKDGKQDEAIEALNKAIEMMQKSENQWSDDELEKGSTDDESVESDSEKNDESKVEEETDNTTSEDALKEEPTSDDEKIEENTDDNAMEEMMAQNILSLKANMEKVKNPKAKAALLKNIEKSYLKLAEKLDRLEEKAAQKAEKSETEKDTKTPMEKSPVLETEMPAKEEAPVEQTTETTTPDKEETVSPVKKQIEKKEEKKEWKAQHKEAKQESRAVRKQEKQEAKEVRKQEKQKVKEARHENKEVKKQHSAPVKVNHQHSENGKREEGGKGHHKES; encoded by the coding sequence ATGAAAAAACAATCAAAAATAGTGAAATCTTCATTAGCAGTACTTGTAGCGAGTTCTATTAGCTTACCAGGATCACTCGCGTTTGCAAATTCAAACGACGATAACTTTGACAGCGTTAAATTGGAGCAAGAGAAAACAGTCAGTGCTGATGTCGCAGTAAATGACGACGCAATGTTGGAATCCTCAAAAAATGAAATTGAAAAACTAGAGCAAGCCTCAGAGGCTCCATCCTTATTGCCTGGTGATTTTTTCTATTTTGCGAAGCTTGCAATCGAAAAAATCCATCTCGCGTTTACAATGGACGATGCTAAAGAAGCCAAGCTGTTAGCCGGATATGCTGCAGAAAGATTGGCCGAAGTAGAAGAATTATTCAAAGATGGTAAACAAGACGAAGCCATCGAAGCCTTAAATAAAGCGATTGAGATGATGCAAAAATCGGAAAATCAGTGGTCTGATGATGAATTAGAAAAGGGTTCAACTGATGATGAGAGTGTTGAGTCTGATTCTGAAAAGAATGATGAATCTAAAGTGGAAGAAGAAACTGATAACACAACCTCTGAAGATGCCTTGAAAGAAGAACCCACTTCCGATGATGAAAAGATTGAAGAGAATACCGATGATAACGCTATGGAAGAAATGATGGCACAAAACATCTTGTCACTTAAAGCAAATATGGAAAAAGTGAAAAATCCAAAAGCGAAAGCGGCCCTACTAAAAAATATTGAAAAGAGTTACTTGAAACTAGCTGAAAAGCTTGACAGATTAGAGGAGAAAGCAGCACAAAAGGCTGAAAAAAGTGAAACTGAAAAGGATACAAAAACTCCTATGGAAAAATCACCTGTCTTAGAGACAGAAATGCCGGCAAAGGAAGAAGCTCCGGTCGAACAGACTACCGAAACGACAACACCAGATAAGGAAGAAACTGTTTCACCAGTAAAAAAACAGATAGAGAAAAAAGAAGAAAAAAAAGAATGGAAAGCACAGCATAAAGAAGCAAAACAAGAATCAAGAGCAGTACGTAAACAAGAGAAGCAAGAAGCAAAAGAAGTACGTAAACAAGAAAAACAAAAGGTAAAAGAAGCCCGCCACGAGAATAAAGAAGTAAAAAAACAACATTCAGCACCAGTCAAAGTAAATCATCAGCACAGTGAGAACGGCAAACGAGAAGAAGGCGGTAAGGGTCATCATAAAGAATCATGA